In Aspergillus flavus chromosome 3, complete sequence, one genomic interval encodes:
- a CDS encoding vesicle coat protein clathrin, heavy chain (clathrin heavy chain), whose amino-acid sequence MAPLPIKFTELINLTNAEIAPASIGFNSCTLESDHYVCVRQKLNEEDKPQVIIINLKNNNEILKRPINADSAIMHWTKNIIALKAQGRTIQIFDLGAKQKLKSAVMNEDVVYWKWFSDKCLGLVTDSSVYHWDVFDPTQSQPLKIFDRLPNLSGCQIINYRVNDDEKWMVVVGISQQQGRVVGSMQLYSKERGISQFIEGHAAAFASIRVEGSPLEHKLFTFAVRTQTGAKLQIAEIDHQDPNPRFQKKAVEVYFPQEAVNDFPVAMQVSRKYDVVYLVTKYGFIHLYDLETGTCIFMNRISSETIFTTAPDSDSAGLVGVNRKGQVLSVSVDENTIVQYLMENPAMSGLAVRLASKAGLAGADHLYQQQFDNLLAQGNYSEAAKIAANSPRGFLRTPETINRFKNAPQTGQQMSVILQYFGMLLDKGSLNKYESVELVRPVLQQNRKHLLEKWMREEKLEGSEELGDIVRPYDMNLALQIYLQANVPHKVIAGFAETGQFDKILAYSKQVGYQPDYTQLLQHIVRVNPEKGAEFAAQLANEESGALIDLDRVVDVFLSQNMIQQATSFLLDALKDNKPEHGHLQTRLLEMNLVNAPQVADAILGNEIFTHYDRPRISQLCENAGLIQRALENTDDPTAIKRNIVRTDKLSPEWLMNYFGRLSVEQTLDCMDTMLQVNIRQNLQAVVQLATKFSDLLGPGSLISLFEKYRTAEGLYYYLGSIVNLSEDPEVHFKYIEAATAMGQVTEVERICRESNYYNPEKVKNFLKEAKLTEQLPLIIVCDRFNFIHDLVLYLYQNQQYKSIEVYVQRVNPSRAPAVVGGLLDVDCEESIIKNLLSTVDPAVIPIDELVNEVESRNRLKLLLPFLEATLATGNQQQAVYNALAKIYIDSNNDPEKFLKENDMYDTLTVGKYCEKRDPNLAYIAYRKGQNDLELINITNENAMYRAQARYLVERADPEIWSFVLSENNVHRRSMVDQVIATAVPESTEPDKVSVAVKAFLEADLPGELIELLEKIILEPSPFSDNGSLQNLLMLTAAKADKGRLMDYIHQLNEFSPDEIAEMCISVGLYEEAFEIYKKVNNYIAAVNVLVENIVSIDRAQEFAERVELPDVWSKVAKAQLDGLRVSDSIESYIRASDPSNYLEVIETATHAGKDEDLVKYLKMARKTLREPPIDTALAFAYARLDQLSELEDFLRSTNVADVETSGDKAYEEGYHEAAKIFYTSISNWAKLATTLVHLEDYQAAVECARKANSVKVWKQVNEACVNKKEFRLAQICGLNLIVHAEELQDLVRQYERNGYFDELISVLEAGLGLERAHMGMFTELGIALSKYHPDRVMEHLKLFWSRINIPKMIRACEDANLWPELVFLYCHYDEWDNAALAMMERAADAWEHHSFKDIIVKVANLEIYYRALNFYLQEQPLLLTDLLQVLTARIDVNRVVRIFQSSDNIPLIKPFLLNVQTQNKRAVNDAINDLLIEEEDYKTLRDSVDNYDNFDAVELAQRLEKHELIFFRQIAANIYRNNKRWEKSITLSKQDKLYKDAIETAALSGKAEVVEELLRYFVDIGSRECYVGMLYACYDLIRPDVIMEVSWRHGLHDFTMPYMINFLCEQTRTIEMLKKDNEERKKREVTQKTEEDNTPILGGSRLMLTQGPAAPVPSPMPYQQTNGITPQATGFRPF is encoded by the exons ACTCTAGAATCGGATCACTATGTCTGCGTTCGGCAAAAGctcaatgaagaagataaaccTCAagttatcatcatcaacttaaagaataacaatgaaATCCTCAAACGGCCAATTAACGCCGATAGTGCTATCATGCACTGGACCAAAAACATCATCGCTTTGAAGGCTCAAGGCCGCACAATCCAAATCTTCGATCTTGGGGCGAAACAGAAGCTGAAGTCAGCGGTGATGAATGAGGATGTTGTTTACTGGAAGTGGTTCAGCGACAAGTGCCTGGGTCTGGTAACGGACTCGTCCGTTTACCACTGGGATGTCTTCGACCCTACACAGTCTCAGCCACTCAAGATCTTCGACCGACTCCCTAACTTGAGC GGGTGCCAAATTATCAACTATCGCGTTAACGATGATGAGAAATGGATGGTAGTAGTTGGAATCAGCCAGCAGCAGGGGCGTGTTGTGGGCTCGATGCAGCTGTACTCTAAGGAACGTGGGATCTCGCAATTCATCGAAGGACATGCTGCCGCCTTCGCTTCGATTCGAGTCGAGGGTTCTCCTTTGGAACATAAGCTCTTCACCTTTGCCGTTCGGACCCAGACCGGTGCCAAGTTACAGATCGCCGAGATTGACCACCAAGATCCGAACCCCCGATTCCAGAAGAAGGCTGTCGAGGTGTATTTCCCTCAAGAGGCTGTCAATGATTTCCCGGTGGCGATGCAAGTATCTCGGAAGTACGATGTCGTGTATCTTGTCACCAAGTATGGCTTCATTCATCTCTATGATCTCGAGACTGGCACCTGCATTTTCATGAACCGGATCTCCAGCGAGACCATTTTCACTACCGCGCCCGACTCAGATTCGGCTGGCTTGGTTGGTGTGAACCGCAAGGGTCAGGTTCTGTCCGTCAGCGTTGATGAGAACACGATTGTTCAGTACTTGATGGAGAACCCTGCTATGTCTGGGCTTGCAGTGAGGCTTGCCTCCAAGGCTGGACTTGCCGGTGCGGACCATCTCTACCAGCAACAGTTTGACAACCTCCTTGCCCAGGGCAACTACTCTGAGGCTGCTAAGATCGCCGCAAACTCGCCCCGCGGATTCCTTCGCACTCCGGAAACCATCAACCGCTTCAAGAATGCTCCTCAAACCGGGCAGCAAATGTCTGTTATCCTCCAGTACTTTGGAATGCTTTTGGACAAGGGATCTCTGAACAAATACGAGAGTGTTGAGCTCGTCCGCCCCGTCTTGCAGCAAAACCGGAAGCACCTCCTTGAGAAGTGGATGCGTGAAGAAAAGCTGGAGGGCTCCGAGGAACTTGGAGATATTGTTCGACCCTATGACATGAACCTTGCTCTGCAGATTTACTTGCAAGCCAATGTTCCTCACAAGGTCATCGCTGGCTTTGCAGAGACTGGGCAATTCGATAAGATTCTCGCGTACTCCAAGCAGGTCGGTTATCAGCCTGACTATACCCAGCTGTTGCAGCATATTGTGCGTGTGAACCCTGAGAAGGGTGCCGAATTTGCTGCTCAGCTCGCCAACGAGGAATCTGGTGCACTGATCGACCTGGATCGTGTTGTGGACGTATTCTTGTCTCAGAACATGATCCAGCAGGcgacttctttcttgttggATGCCCTCAAGGATAACAAGCCTGAGCATGGTCATCTGCAGACACGGTTACTTGAGATGAACCTGGTCAACGCCCCTCAAGTGGCTGATGCTATCCTTGGCAACGAGATCTTCACCCACTACGATCGCCCAAGAATTTCCCAGCTGTGCGAGAATGCTGGCCTCATCCAACGCGCCCTGGAGAACACTGATGATCCTACAGCCATCAAGCGTAACATCGTCCGCACCGACAAGCTGAGCCCTGAATGGTTGATGAATTACTTCGGTCGTCTTTCTGTTGAGCAGACTCTCGACTGCATGGATACGATGTTGCAGGTGAACATCCGTCAGAATTTGCAAGCCGTCGTTCAGCTTGCCACCAAGTTCTCCGATCTCCTGGGTCCTGGTAGCCTCATCAGCCTTTTCGAGAAGTACCGTACTGCTGAAGGTCTTTACTACTACCTTGGAAGCATCGTTAACCTTAGCGAGGACCCCGAGGTTCACTTCAAGTACATCGAAGCTGCTACTGCCATGGGCCAGGTCACTGAGGTTGAGCGTATTTGCCGTGAGAGCAACTACTACAACCCCGAAAAGGTGAAGAACTTCCTAAAGGAGGCCAAGTTGACGGAACAGCTCCCACTGATCATTGTCTGCGATCGATTCAACTTTATCCACGACCTCGTTCTCTATCTCTACCAGAACCAGCAGTACAAGTCTATTGAGGTCTACGTACAGCGTGTCAACCCTTCCCGTGCTCCGGCAGTGGTTGGAGGGTTACTGGACGTTGATTGCGAAGAGAGCATTATCAAGAACCTTCTCTCTACGGTAGATCCAGCCGTTATCCCgattgatgagcttgtcAACGAGGTGGAGAGTCGGAATAGGCTCAAGCTGCTCTTGCCTTTCCTCGAGGCTACTCTCGCCACCGGTAATCAGCAACAGGCTGTGTACAATGCTCTTGCGAAGATCTATATCGATAGCAATAACGACCCCGAGAAGTTCCTCAAGGAGAACGATATGTATGACACACTGACTGTCGGCAAGTACTGTGAGAAGCGCGACCCGAACCTGGCCTATATCGCGTATAGGAAAGGTCAAAATGACTTGGAGCTCATCAACATCACCAACGAGAACGCCATGTATCGTGCCCAGGCACGCTACCTCGTTGAGAGGGCTGATCCGGAAATCTGGTCCTTCGTCTTGAGTGAAAACAATGTTCACCGTAGGTCCATGGTTGACCAGGTCATCGCAACTGCAGTGCCTGAATCGACGGAACCTGACAAGGTGTCTGTTGCTGTTAAGGCCTTCCTTGAAGCCGACCTGCCTGGCGAGCTTATCGAGCTGCTAGAGAAGATTATCCTTGAGCCATCACCTTTCAGTGACAATGGCAGCTTGCAGAACCTGCTTATGCTCACCGCTGCCAAGGCTGACAAGGGCCGCCTGATGGACTATATTCATCAGCTCAACGAATTCAGCCCTGATGAAATTGCGGAAATGTGTATCTCGGTTGGCTTGTATGAGGAGGCTTTCGAAATTTACAAGAAGGTCAACAACTACATTGCCGCCGTCAATGTCCTTGTTGAGAACATTGTTAGCATTGATCGTGCCCAAGAGTTTGCTGAGCGTGTTGAGTTGCCGGATGTATGGAGCAAGGTTGCCAAGGCACAACTAGACGGTCTTCGTGTGTCTGACTCGATCGAGTCGTACATCCGTGCTAGTGACCCTTCGAACTACCTTGAGGTCATTGAAACCGCAACCCACGCTGGcaaggatgaggatctcGTTAAGTATCTCAAGATGGCACGCAAGACTTTGCGGGAGCCCCCTATTGACACTGCTTTGGCCTTCGCCTACGCCAGACTCGATCAACTCTCAGAACTTGAGGACTTCTTGCGGTCGACCAATGTTGCGGATGTTGAGACATCTGGTGACAAGGCCTACGAGGAAGGCTACCATGAAGCTGCCAAGATCTTCTACACTAGCATCTCGAACTGGGCCAAGCTTGCCACAACCTTGGTACACTTGGAAGACTACCAAGCTGCGGTGGAATGTGCCCGCAAGGCCAACAGTGTCAAGGTCTGGAAGCAGGTCAACGAAGCATGCGTCAACAAGAAGGAGTTCCGTCTTGCCCAGATCTGTGGTCTCAATCTCATCGTCCATGCTGAGGAGCTGCAGGATCTTGTTCGCCAATACGAACGCAACGGTTACTTCGATGAACTTATCTCTGTTCTGGAGGCTGGCTTGGGCTTGGAGAGGGCCCACATGGGTATGTTCACTGAGTTGGGTATTGCGCTCTCCAAGTACCACCCTGATCGGGTCATGGAGCACCTCAAACTCTTCTGGTCCCGTATCAATATCCCCAAGATGATCCGGGCTTGCGAGGATGCCAACCTCTGGCCAGAGCTGGTGTTCTTGTACTGCCACTATGATGAGTGGGATAACGCCGCATTGGCAATGATGGAGCGTGCTGCCGACGCTTGGGAACATCACTCattcaaggatatcatcgtCAAGGTCGCTAATCTTGAGATTTACTATCGTGCTCTCAACTTCTACCTGCAAGAGCAGCCTTTGCTTCTTACCGATCTGCTCCAGGTTTTGACCGCCAGGATTGACGTCAATCGTGTTGTTCGCATTTTCCAGTCCTCAGATAACATACCCTTGATCAAGCCCTTCCTCCTGAACGTCCAGACCCAAAACAAGAGGGCAGTGAATGATGCCATCAATGACCTCTTgatcgaggaggaagattaCAAGACCCTGCGCGACTCAGTGGACAACTACGATAACTTCGACGCCGTGGAACTGGCTCAGCGTCTGGAGAAGCACGAActgatcttcttccgtcAGATTGCTGCGAACATCTACCGCAATAATAAGCGTTGGGAGAAGTCGATTACACTTTCGAAGCAGGACAAGCTCTACAAGGATGCAATTGAGACCGCGGCGCTCTCGGGCAAGGctgaggtggtggaggagctCCTTCGCTAC TTTGTGGACATTGGCAGCAGGGAATGCTACGTTGGTATGCTGTATGCCTGCTACGACCTTATCCGTCCCGATGTGATCATGGAGGTCTCGTGGCGCCACGGCCTTCACGATTTCACCATGCCCTACATGATCAACTTCCTGTGCGAGCAGACGCGTACGATCGAGATGCTCAAGAAGGACAACGAGGAGCGCAAGAAGCGCGAAGTCACACAGAAGACCGAAGAGGACAACACACCGATCCTGGGTGGCTCGCGGCTGATGTTGACCCAGGGTCCAGCGGCGCCCGTGCCAAGTCCTATGCCGTATCAACAGACCAACGGGATCACGCCGCAGGCCACCGGCTTCCGCCCGTTCTAG